A stretch of Cellulosilyticum sp. I15G10I2 DNA encodes these proteins:
- a CDS encoding cysteine desulfurase → MSVNYVEASFEPMMIGGGSNIDVNFNNYILTESPLRYHAGPLILQER, encoded by the coding sequence ATGTCAGTAAATTATGTAGAAGCTTCTTTTGAACCTATGATGATTGGAGGAGGAAGTAATATTGATGTTAATTTCAATAATTATATATTAACTGAATCGCCTTTAAGATATCATGCTGGACCCCTGATATTGCAGGAGAGATAG